Within the Aspergillus luchuensis IFO 4308 DNA, chromosome 5, nearly complete sequence genome, the region TGTCAATACTGGATTCGGGGGAAGTGCTGACTCTCGGACGAACCAGACGACCACTTTGCAGAGCTCTCTCCTTCAGCTACTCCAAAGCGGCATTCTTACCACATCTGATACTACCAATGAAGGCCTACAACCCAAATCACAAGAGCAAAGCTCCCACTCCATGCCTTCCGAATGGGTCAAGGCGACTATGCTTGTAAGGAGCAATTCAGTTGCCCGGGGCCATTCGGCCGTGTCACTGCCCGCAATTAGTGCAATCTTGCGGTTGATTCGTGAGGATGTCATCCCTGTGATTCCTCTTCGGGGAACCATTTCCGCATCAGGGGATCTCATGCCCCTCGCATACGTTGTCGGAGCGATTGAAGGGAGTCCCGGGATCTATGTGCGAGTCAAAGATGGGTCGGAGCATCATGTTGTCACGGCTCAGAAGGCACTGCAGACAATTGGTGCTAAGGGTGTCACGCTGGGACCCAAAGAGGGCCTTGGTTTGGTTAACGGCACAGCCGCTTCGGGTGCTCTTGCCGGCTTAGTGCTCTATGAGGCGCATCAGCTGGCCGTACTTGCGCAGGCAGTTACTGCTCTTACAGTTGAGGCCATACAAGGGAGCACAGAAAGTTTTCATCCTTTTATCGCTCGAGTGCGTCCGCATGAAGGCCAGATTGAAGCCGCGGAAAACATTTTGTCCCTGCTGAAAGGCTCTCTACTTGCCAGGGGAAGTAGTACCACGCAAACTAGGACGGGGCTTGTCCAAGATCGTTATTCTCTTCGAACAGCCAGTCAATGGATTGGACCCCAATTGGAGGATCTCCTTCTCGCAGATCGGCAAGTTCAGGTTGAACTCAATTCAACGTCGGATAACCCGCTTATTGATACGGGCTCGAAGACCTTCTACACGGGAGGTAACTTCCAAGCAACCTCGATTACTTCAGCAATGGAGAAGACCCGACTTGCGTTGCAAATGTTCGGGAAAATGTTGTTTGTTCAGTGCAACGAGATGATCGACCCCAATCTGAACAATGGTCTGCCCACCAATCTAGTCGCTGACGACCCCAGCCTTTCCTTCACTATGAAGGGGGTAGATATTAACATGGCGGCCTACATGTCTGAGTTAGCGTATCTCGCCAATCCAGTTAGCTCCCACGTTCAGACCGCAGAGATGCAGAACCAAGCGCTCAACTCACTGGCATTTGTTTCAGCACGATATACCATGAAGGCGGTTGATATTGTGTCAATGATGGGCGCGTGTGCACTATACGTCGCTTGCCAAGCCCTCGACCTACGTGTCCTGCAACTCCGCTTTTTTGAGAGGCTTCAGGGTGCTGCTAGAGATATCGCAAACGAAGCTTTTGGGAAGGTGCTTGAGCCACATGAAATAGACAAGGTAGCGGATCATCTTTCCGAAGCGTTCCAGAATTCTTGGCCATCGACTTCACGTCTCGACCTAACCGATCGCTGCAAGCGGGTGGGCGAGATGTTCGTCCCCGTGCTATTTTGGGCTCTTTTGGAGATTGTCCCAATGAGTCGGCAGAATTCCGATCTATTTACAGCGATTTATGCATGCAAGATGATGAGTGTCCTCAAGCTTGAAGCTGTTTATCGAGAGGTGTTTGCCGAATTTTGCACTTTGCAACCAACAGCCGACTTCCTCGGAATAGGGACAAAGGAGATCTATACGGCCATTCGGCATGACCTTCAAATCCCCTTCCACCAGGGGTTCGTTGAACACCCCTCGGTGAGCCAGAATGATTTGCCAGAGACGATCAATGGTAGAGCCAAGAAGACTGTTGGGGGGTGGATATCAGTTGTATATGAAGCTTTGCGAAACGGTACGCTGAGTGGCACAATTCTAAATTCATTTCAGCAATAGAAACCGGACAATATTGGCATAACGGAAGCGGGTATAGCCCTTTCAACAAGGTCAAGGGATGACACCAGCCTCTGATCCTCCTCGAGGGTTACCGGCATCCTGGGCACTTGATACAGCAAGACTCATGGATCATATTCGTCGCTGAAAAAGCCTTAGATAGCCAATACAGGTACTTGAGAGAATCATAATTGCTGTAGTGATTATATTGATATTCGAATTCAAAGATGTGTAGTTGTCAAAAGTCAAGACTCCATTAAGCGGGaattgatggagatggtcatGTGGTCAAACGCGTACCACGTGCTTTTTGGGCGTTTTCTTAAGAACCGCTACCGGGTTTCTGATTTGCCCATATCCCACAGTCACCGCttaagatgaagaagactgcTCTGATTGCGATTGAGTATATAATGCAAAGATAATCCAGGATGTAGACATTTGACTTCAACGAATCCTTCCCAATGTATTCACAGTACTATCATTCAAACCTGTTCCCCTCATCTAGACGACCCTTACAATGACGGTCAAGAGGTGAAAACTTCGCGTTTTTCCCAATTTTCGATGAACTGCTTCAGCAAAGTTGCGTCAAGAGCAACATACTTAATGTCCGGTCGGTCTTGCAAGGCGCGTGTCGTGTTCGTCGGATCATACACAGGAGTATTCTTGCTTGTCTGCAGCCGGCTTAAACCCTCATGAACAGGCTCGTCAAGCAGGGGCATCATGGATTCCAATGCATTTCCTGGAGAGTCACGTatcctctccacccactccctaTAGTCGACCATCTTCACGGGGTATCCGATATCGCGCAGCATGGTATACTTCTGATCGTGACCGATCGACAGAGACCTATCTGGTGGCACAATATGATACGAGCGACCGAGGTTGTCCCGACTGGATGCAATATGCAGAACAGCCTCCGCAACATAGTCGACTGTCACATAATCCAAAAACTGGTcgggaagatggggatagCAACCGCACTGAATGCTGCCCATAATCAACCGGGAGAAATAGTCTTTCTCGTTGGCAAGGGCGCTTTTACTGTGGCCGATGATGAACCCGGGTCTGTATATTGCAGTTGGCAGACCGCCAGCACGTGCTCGGCGAACGATCTGTTCGGCGACGAATTGGCTCGCCGCGTATCCGGTATCATAAGGGAGGGCATTGAGGTGTGGATCCAGCGACTCATCCTCGTACACGCGGTCCACCTTGTTGATATATCCAGTCACAGTCCAGACGTCAATCGACGAGACGTAATGAAGAGATTTGCGACGACCTAGCATTGCGGCCCGAATAACGTTCCGTGTACCTAGAACATTAGGCACATGGTGCGCCTCGTAAGGCTGGCACCAGTTGACCCGTGCACCAACGTGAAAGACAACGCTTGCCCAATTTATGAGCCATCTGAATTGTTTCTCCCCGAGCCCGAGAGTCGAATCTCCCATGTCGCCGTGCAGGACCATGATCTTCTGGGTTGTTTCCCGTCGATCATCCCAGAGATTGTACTTCTCCAGCGTTTGCTTGACTCGAGTGCTGGCATCGTCGGAATTCTTGCCGCGGGCAAGGCAAGCGACCTTCTGTACCGATGGCATGGCTAGGAGCCCATGAAGTATATGTGCACCAAGGAATCCCGTAGCACCGGTGAGGAACACGCGACCTTCGCCATTGGAATGCCAAtcagggggaaggaggtcaGACCCTAGGTCTTTGGAATCCTCCACGCAACGCTCTAGGCTGAATTGCGCGCTATTGCTATCCGAGCTGTTCATGGATTTTGCAAGTTGTGCCACCGTGGGATTTTGATGGAGTTGAGCCAGAGTGATGCTCTCTTTATAGTCCCGTTTAATCATACCGACGAGGCGAGCTGCTTGAAGAGAGGTCAGTCCTCGGGCGAACATGTCGTCATTCATACTGATCTCCGATTTGGGGAGAAATCCCTGGAGTGTCGATAAAAGCCATTGAGTTATGTCATCATTTCCTTCACGATTATTCGTTCTTGTGGTCTTGGTTATATTGTTCTTGCGAtgtcctccctcctttcGGTGGTGTGGCTGCTCTGTTTCATTGTGTGGTTGAAGCGCCTTCTTATCAACCTTTCCAGTATGGGATAAAGGGAGCCTGCGCTCCATGTATATCGTGCTTGGCACCATATATTGGGGTAAACTCTCTTCTACCCAATGAATCAACTCGTCAGAAGTGACTTGACTATCCCAGTTGGATGGAACCACATAAGCTTCAATATACCCCGAGCTGCTTTCTTCAGGTATATATTTGACAACGCACGCGTGAACCTTTGGATGTTTCTCAACACAGCTTGAAATATCCCCTAGCTCCACCCGGTACCCCGAAATCTTGACTTGGTCATCAGCGCGGCCGATAAACTCAAGGACCCCACTCTTGTCTCTCCACTGAGCAAGGTCGCCGGTTCTGTAGACTCGGATAGGTTTATCTGACGAGTCACCCAACAGAGTtgcagaaagagagataaAATGTTTCTCATTTTCTTCATTCCGGTTAAGGTATCCTGGCGATAACTGAGGCCCCGCAATGCAGATTTCTCCAGTGTGCCCCGCCTCGGTGATGGGAATGAGGTCCTCATCAAGGAGGTAGACCGTTGTATCCCCAACAGGCCGTCCTATGCTCACGTGCGAGCGTCGCATTTCCTCTGGATCTAATCGGCCCACCGTTGCAAACATAGTCGCTTCTGCAGGGCCGTAGCCATTCCATAAATTCTCCGGAGGTGCGGCCTCAAGTACCTTACGCAGGGCACTGGAACTGACCGCCTCGCCCCCGACCACGACGTGGCGTAGTCCACGGAAAGTAGATGGCGCAGTTAACGCGACAACGTGGAATAGAGCTGTGGGCACAATCATAGTGGAAATCTTGTGCTCACGCACGAAGTCCTGCAGACATGGTGGATCAGCACGCACAAGATCGGGTACTCGAACGATAGTCGCGCCGGCGAGAAGGGTCAGCCACATCTCGCAGACAGACAAATCAAATCCAGGTGTGATGAGGGTCGTCATCCGGTCTGAGGGAAGCAGCGGCCCGAAGGGGAAGTTATCGAGAGCGTGAAGAATACTGCTGCTGAGGACCTGGATTGGCTTAGGTCTGCCGGTGGAACCCGAGGTGAATATGATATGGCTGCGATGTGACTCGGGACTATTCATGCGAACAGTAATCTCAGTCTTCGTGTCCAGGTCGACTTTAGCTTCGAGAACCGACTCGATGAGAGTGGGACTCAACTTCTGAACTTGATTGACGTTGTCCTTATCGGTAATGATATACTTAGTGTTCAAGTCTTCCAGGATGGACTTGAGGCGATCTTCAGGCGCAGCTGGGTCGACGGGAACACAACTTCCTCCTGCGCGAAGAACTGCAACCTGGGCCATAACCTGGTGTAGTCCAGTGTTGGCCAAAATGCACACCGGTGTGTCAGGCTCAAAAGACTGTTGGTATAGTAGATCAGCAACCATGTCGGCCCGGGCGATCAGTTCCCGGTAGCTGACGACGCGGTCACTATCCACAACTGCCACAGCATCGGGGGCCGTGTTAGCCTTTCGTACCAGGATTGCTTCCATTGGTATACGTGAAGACTTCTAAGTTGCGGGTAAATGGGGCGAAAAGTTCTGATAACTATCCGCGATAGAGAAATACCGATATTAGATGAACAGACGGAGAGGGGATTGCTTTATACCCTACCAGACCAATTACCAATTACTGCCGAACATTTGAATTTCGAATAATCTTGAAAACCAGCATACAACGCCCGTCTTATCAGGATATTAATCATATAGACTTgtttttactaataataatcgAGACCAGCTCCAACACAAACTTGCAAACAAGAGGCAATGCTctataatcattattatgCAATAACCCTTGCCTTCTCCATGGACGAGCCTACAACGTGGCCCAGTGGTACTTTAGGGAATAACTAAGTTCTGTTCGCAGATTTTGGCTTGTAAATGAGGTGGAGATGTGACACAACACAGTGTGCTATGATCATGAAGGTCTGATATTCCTAGGCTTCTGTTTCGGTACATAGTACTTCAAACTTTAACAGAATCCCTGTTGAGTCCCTAAAGCTTATCTGCAGAAACTTACTTATTCAGTAGATTGAAAAGTGAAATTCATACCTCAACGAGTTGCTATGGACTATGGTCATGATTATATAATGAGATCGAAATTTCACATAGACAGATCTTTGTTCAAGGGTTGCTGATCTTCTTTAAAATACACGCTTTTATTCGCAGGTCCTTATGCCGACGAGAGATGATTTGCATTGCATCTATTTGACTTTGTGAATTCCGGGGAAAGGCTTCGGGTGGCAATAACATGTACTACATCATTCACCATGTTCACTATTTGTCTCTCCAGCGCTTGGGCCCTCGTAGGGACACTGAGATAATTTCGTGGGAAGTGAAGGCATAGCAAATTACTTTGGGGAGTATGACAGGATTCTTGACTTCATAACTGCTGTGGGCCGCTGAACTCTGCCAACCCACTCATGTTGCAAGATTCGTCTATCTGTCTCCAGTTTTTGGAAAGCCTCACTCATATCATCACTCTGACCTAAAAGCGATATTATCTCTGACATATGCGGAAATACTGCTCCAATGGATACCACTGATGATCTTTGGCACTCCGTTAGAGTGAATTGAGGGAAGATTCTGCGTCGTTCTCTTTCCTCGATACTTGTAGACACCAACTTTATTGTCTGCAAAACTTTGGCGCAATTGCGAAATGAACGTCAAAGTTATCAGTGGGCCTCTAAATCCTGCCAGGCCGGTTGGTTAACGCAAAATCATTCCATTTGCTCTTAGATGCTGAATAAATTCACATCCCTACTCTGCAAGGATGCGATAGTGGCCGTGACATAATCGCCATAACCGGTCAATAGAGGCCACTAGGGATCGGCCACAGTATGGAAAAGAGCTAGTCTCCTTAGTTCCAATAGTACTAACTACACGAGTATCTGCGAGTCGCTCATACTATCCAATATCAGCAGAGGTTGGAAATGTATACCGTTCAACTATGGATGGAAACCCTATATCGCGGAGGCAAGTCTACCTATATCCTTGCTATGTGCTCCGATCCAACGGGGTAT harbors:
- a CDS encoding aromatic amino acid ammonia-lyase (COG:Q;~EggNog:ENOG410PHE8;~InterPro:IPR022313,IPR001106,IPR023144,IPR024083, IPR005922,IPR008948;~PFAM:PF00221;~antiSMASH:Cluster_5.15;~go_component: GO:0005737 - cytoplasm [Evidence IEA];~go_function: GO:0003824 - catalytic activity [Evidence IEA];~go_function: GO:0016841 - ammonia-lyase activity [Evidence IEA];~go_process: GO:0006559 - L-phenylalanine catabolic process [Evidence IEA]), with protein sequence MLDKHIPDGHLETTSAHWRDLNQVIQNGELSIDGYSLSLADVVAVAKYGCQPRLTEKPETIDAINGSVIALAECLRDGHHIYGVNTGFGGSADSRTNQTTTLQSSLLQLLQSGILTTSDTTNEGLQPKSQEQSSHSMPSEWVKATMLVRSNSVARGHSAVSLPAISAILRLIREDVIPVIPLRGTISASGDLMPLAYVVGAIEGSPGIYVRVKDGSEHHVVTAQKALQTIGAKGVTLGPKEGLGLVNGTAASGALAGLVLYEAHQLAVLAQAVTALTVEAIQGSTESFHPFIARVRPHEGQIEAAENILSLLKGSLLARGSSTTQTRTGLVQDRYSLRTASQWIGPQLEDLLLADRQVQVELNSTSDNPLIDTGSKTFYTGGNFQATSITSAMEKTRLALQMFGKMLFVQCNEMIDPNLNNGLPTNLVADDPSLSFTMKGVDINMAAYMSELAYLANPVSSHVQTAEMQNQALNSLAFVSARYTMKAVDIVSMMGACALYVACQALDLRVLQLRFFERLQGAARDIANEAFGKVLEPHEIDKVADHLSEAFQNSWPSTSRLDLTDRCKRVGEMFVPVLFWALLEIVPMSRQNSDLFTAIYACKMMSVLKLEAVYREVFAEFCTLQPTADFLGIGTKEIYTAIRHDLQIPFHQGFVEHPSVSQNDLPETINGRAKKTVGGWISVVYEALRNGTLSGTILNSFQQ
- a CDS encoding putative NRPS-like protein biosynthetic cluster (COG:I;~EggNog:ENOG410Q2PG;~InterPro:IPR000873,IPR020845,IPR009081,IPR036291, IPR036736,IPR010080,IPR013120,IPR042099,IPR010071, IPR025110;~PFAM:PF00501,PF01073,PF13193,PF00550,PF01370, PF07993;~SMCOG1002:AMP-dependent synthetase and ligase;~antiSMASH:Cluster_5.15) encodes the protein MEAILVRKANTAPDAVAVVDSDRVVSYRELIARADMVADLLYQQSFEPDTPVCILANTGLHQVMAQVAVLRAGGSCVPVDPAAPEDRLKSILEDLNTKYIITDKDNVNQVQKLSPTLIESVLEAKVDLDTKTEITVRMNSPESHRSHIIFTSGSTGRPKPIQVLSSSILHALDNFPFGPLLPSDRMTTLITPGFDLSVCEMWLTLLAGATIVRVPDLVRADPPCLQDFVREHKISTMIVPTALFHVVALTAPSTFRGLRHVVVGGEAVSSSALRKVLEAAPPENLWNGYGPAEATMFATVGRLDPEEMRRSHVSIGRPVGDTTVYLLDEDLIPITEAGHTGEICIAGPQLSPGYLNRNEENEKHFISLSATLLGDSSDKPIRVYRTGDLAQWRDKSGVLEFIGRADDQVKISGYRVELGDISSCVEKHPKVHACVVKYIPEESSSGYIEAYVVPSNWDSQVTSDELIHWVEESLPQYMVPSTIYMERRLPLSHTGKVDKKALQPHNETEQPHHRKEGGHRKNNITKTTRTNNREGNDDITQWLLSTLQGFLPKSEISMNDDMFARGLTSLQAARLVGMIKRDYKESITLAQLHQNPTVAQLAKSMNSSDSNSAQFSLERCVEDSKDLGSDLLPPDWHSNGEGRVFLTGATGFLGAHILHGLLAMPSVQKVACLARGKNSDDASTRVKQTLEKYNLWDDRRETTQKIMVLHGDMGDSTLGLGEKQFRWLINWASVVFHVGARVNWCQPYEAHHVPNVLGTRNVIRAAMLGRRKSLHYVSSIDVWTVTGYINKVDRVYEDESLDPHLNALPYDTGYAASQFVAEQIVRRARAGGLPTAIYRPGFIIGHSKSALANEKDYFSRLIMGSIQCGCYPHLPDQFLDYVTVDYVAEAVLHIASSRDNLGRSYHIVPPDRSLSIGHDQKYTMLRDIGYPVKMVDYREWVERIRDSPGNALESMMPLLDEPVHEGLSRLQTSKNTPVYDPTNTTRALQDRPDIKYVALDATLLKQFIENWEKREVFTS